A single window of Ptychodera flava strain L36383 chromosome 3 unlocalized genomic scaffold, AS_Pfla_20210202 Scaffold_25__1_contigs__length_14229661_pilon, whole genome shotgun sequence DNA harbors:
- the LOC139125396 gene encoding splicing factor 3A subunit 2-like, translated as MYSICNDVAPYVHDVTPYVHDVTPYVHDVTPYVHDVAPYVHDVTPYVNDVTPYVHDVTPYVHDVTPYVHDVAPYVHDVTPYVHDVAPYVHDVAPYVHDVAPYVHDVTPYVHDVTPYVHDVTPYVHDVAPYVHDVTPYVHDVTPYVHDVAPYVHDVTPYVHDVTPYVHDVTPYVHDVTPYVHDVTPYVHDVTPYVHDVTPYVHDIPSPE; from the coding sequence ATGTACTCCATATGTAATGATGTAGCTCCATATGTACATGATGTAACTCCATATGTACATGATGTAACTCCATATGTACATGATGTAACTCCATATGTACATGATGTAGCTCCATATGTACATGATGTAACTCCATATGTAAATGATGTAACTCCATATGTACATGATGTAACTCCATATGTACATGATGTAACTCCATATGTACATGATGTAGCTCCATATGTACATGATGTAACTCCATATGTACATGATGTAGCTCCATATGTACATGATGTAGCTCCATATGTACATGATGTAGCTCCATATGTACATGATGTAACTCCATATGTACATGATGTAACTCCATATGTACATGATGTAACTCCATATGTACATGATGTAGCTCCATATGTACATGATGTAACTCCATATGTACATGATGTAACTCCATATGTACATGATGTAGCTCCATATGTACATGATGTAACTCCATATGTACATGATGTAACTCCATATGTACATGATGTAACTCCATATGTACATGATGTAACTCCATATGTACATGATGTAACTCCATATGTACATGATGTAACTCCATATGTACATGATGTAACTCCATATGTACATGATATACCTTCACCTGAATAA